From one Humulus lupulus chromosome 8, drHumLupu1.1, whole genome shotgun sequence genomic stretch:
- the LOC133796377 gene encoding DEAD-box ATP-dependent RNA helicase 15-like isoform X2: MDVICQAKSGMGKTAVFVLSTLQQIEPVAGQVAALVLCHTRELAYQICHEFERFSTYLPDLKVAVFYGGVNVKVHKDLLKNECPHIVVGTPGRILALARDKDLGLKNVRHFILDECDKMLESLDMRRDVQEIFKMTPHDKQVMMFSATLSKEIRPVCKKFMQDPMEIYVDDEAKLTLHGLVQHYIKLMETEKNRKLTDLLDALDFNQVVIFVKSVSRAAELNKLLADSNFPSICIHSGMSQEERLKRYKGFKEGHSRILVATDLVGRGIDIERVNIVINYDMPDSADTYLHRVGRAGRFGTKGLAITFVSSASDSEVLNQVQSRFEVDIKELPEQIDTSTYMQV; encoded by the exons ATGGATGTCATTTGTCAAGCAAAATCTGGGATGGGGAAAACTGCTGTTTTTGTTCTTTCAACTCTTCAACAAATAGAACCAGTTGCTGGTCAGGTTGCTGCTCTTGTTCTCTGCCACACAAGAGAATTAGCTTACCAG ATCTGTCATGAATTCGAGAGGTTCAGCACTTATTTGCCTGACTTAAAGGTTGCTGTATTCTATGGCGGTGTCAATGTCAAGGTTCACAAGGATCTGCTAAAAAATGAATGCCCTCATATTGTTGTTGGAACACCTGGGAGAATATTGGCTCTAGCTAGAGATAAGGATCTTGGACTAAAGAACGTGAGGCATTTCATTCTTGATGAATGTGATAAGATGCTTGAATCTCTTG ATATGAGGAGAGACGTTCAAGAGATTTTTAAGATGACTCCTCACGATAAGCAAGTGATGATGTTTTCGGCAACACTAAGCAAAGAGATTCGCCCTGTCTGCAAGAAATTTATGCAAGAT CCCATGGAAATCTATGTAGATGATGAGGCCAAATTAACCCTTCATGGTCTTGTACAG CACTACATTAAATTGATGGAAACGGAGAAAAATCGCAAGTTGACTGATCTCCTAGATGCTTTGGATTTCAATCAAGTTGTTATTTTTGTTAAAAGTGTTAGCAGAGCTGCTGAGTTGAACAAGCTACTTGCTGATAGTAACTTCCCATCTATCTGTATCCATTCTGGAATGTCTCAGGAAGAGAG GTTGAAGCGGTACAAGGGTTTCAAGGAGGGACACTCCCGAATTCTTGTAGCAACTGATTTAGTTGGAAGAGGGATTGACATTGAGCGCGTTAATATTGTTATTAACTATGATATGCCAGATTCTGCTGACACATACCTACACAGG GTGGGCAGAGCTGGCAGGTTCGGCACCAAGGGGCTTGCAATTACATTTGTGTCATCTGCTTCTGACTCTGAAGTTCTTAATCAG GTCCAATCCAGGTTTGAGGTGGATATAAAAGAGCTTCCTGAGCAAATTGATACTTCTACATACA TGCAAGTATGA
- the LOC133796377 gene encoding DEAD-box ATP-dependent RNA helicase 15-like isoform X1, producing the protein MGEVKDNDGYEEELVDYEEEDQNAPNSVSAKPSGESVKKGYVGIHSSGFRDFLLKPELLRAIVDSGFEHPSEVQHECIPQAILGMDVICQAKSGMGKTAVFVLSTLQQIEPVAGQVAALVLCHTRELAYQICHEFERFSTYLPDLKVAVFYGGVNVKVHKDLLKNECPHIVVGTPGRILALARDKDLGLKNVRHFILDECDKMLESLDMRRDVQEIFKMTPHDKQVMMFSATLSKEIRPVCKKFMQDPMEIYVDDEAKLTLHGLVQHYIKLMETEKNRKLTDLLDALDFNQVVIFVKSVSRAAELNKLLADSNFPSICIHSGMSQEERLKRYKGFKEGHSRILVATDLVGRGIDIERVNIVINYDMPDSADTYLHRVGRAGRFGTKGLAITFVSSASDSEVLNQVQSRFEVDIKELPEQIDTSTYMQV; encoded by the exons ATGGGTGAAGTCAAAGACAACGATGGTTACGAAGAAGAGCTCGTTGACTACGAAGAGGAAGACCAGAATGCCCCCAACTCCGTCTCCGCTAAGCCGTCTGGCGAATCTGTCAAGAA GGGCTATGTTGGTATCCACAGTTCGGGTTTCAGAGACTTCCTGTTGAAACCGGAGCTTCTACGAGCGATTGTAGATTCGGGATTCGAACATCCTTCCGAAG TGCAACATGAGTGCATCCCTCAAGCTATCTTAGGAATGGATGTCATTTGTCAAGCAAAATCTGGGATGGGGAAAACTGCTGTTTTTGTTCTTTCAACTCTTCAACAAATAGAACCAGTTGCTGGTCAGGTTGCTGCTCTTGTTCTCTGCCACACAAGAGAATTAGCTTACCAG ATCTGTCATGAATTCGAGAGGTTCAGCACTTATTTGCCTGACTTAAAGGTTGCTGTATTCTATGGCGGTGTCAATGTCAAGGTTCACAAGGATCTGCTAAAAAATGAATGCCCTCATATTGTTGTTGGAACACCTGGGAGAATATTGGCTCTAGCTAGAGATAAGGATCTTGGACTAAAGAACGTGAGGCATTTCATTCTTGATGAATGTGATAAGATGCTTGAATCTCTTG ATATGAGGAGAGACGTTCAAGAGATTTTTAAGATGACTCCTCACGATAAGCAAGTGATGATGTTTTCGGCAACACTAAGCAAAGAGATTCGCCCTGTCTGCAAGAAATTTATGCAAGAT CCCATGGAAATCTATGTAGATGATGAGGCCAAATTAACCCTTCATGGTCTTGTACAG CACTACATTAAATTGATGGAAACGGAGAAAAATCGCAAGTTGACTGATCTCCTAGATGCTTTGGATTTCAATCAAGTTGTTATTTTTGTTAAAAGTGTTAGCAGAGCTGCTGAGTTGAACAAGCTACTTGCTGATAGTAACTTCCCATCTATCTGTATCCATTCTGGAATGTCTCAGGAAGAGAG GTTGAAGCGGTACAAGGGTTTCAAGGAGGGACACTCCCGAATTCTTGTAGCAACTGATTTAGTTGGAAGAGGGATTGACATTGAGCGCGTTAATATTGTTATTAACTATGATATGCCAGATTCTGCTGACACATACCTACACAGG GTGGGCAGAGCTGGCAGGTTCGGCACCAAGGGGCTTGCAATTACATTTGTGTCATCTGCTTCTGACTCTGAAGTTCTTAATCAG GTCCAATCCAGGTTTGAGGTGGATATAAAAGAGCTTCCTGAGCAAATTGATACTTCTACATACA TGCAAGTATGA